From the genome of Solanum dulcamara chromosome 12, daSolDulc1.2, whole genome shotgun sequence:
atatgcataatgAACGCATGCTTGAGAAACATCATATAAATCCTTAAACCATTCCttttgtgggaaagtgaccttaaccgacatttaagacaatgcgagatactacatggaatccaacataaccccctatgttggcaggGGAGagtacttgtcgggtagaactccgtcaactttaaacattatttaactttaactttaatggctaatcgtagatccactagcctaaaatagccgacaagggcccctatgttggcgcatagttaatgtagcatgagactttacttaagaaccccttaggtcgagtccccatctacatgctacatttggtgctaggtcaatcccacggaataacatttaaacatcacAATGGCATAaacattatataactttaacataaaatcatcatttggtggaataactcattaaaacctttcatttgattcaacgtgagaattatccttccacattgaaaccttaatttggctGAGTAGCCCATTTCATcaatcattcatttcataaagactccatTTACAtaaacctttatttcataacattcattgaaGTCAAAACTTCATTTCACTTTACTTTAATCATGAGGAACACTAGGTGGATTttcttcataaaacctttaaatgcATTTTGAAGAGTTATTGCAAGCAAGAGAGtgatgaaatgcatcaatttaaaatatctcaaaataatccACCATTCATTCTTAAAACcctctttcaagccttcatcGAGACACATTAACAAATCAttcaattcatgcaattgagagtcaaaatacatcaatataggtaaataaactcaaaatacaccataatctatacatttaaagtcatcatataaaagcccatGAAGATTCGTCCttaaaatttcaatataaattttgaaaataacttttggactccatgggtggaaggacctaTGGATGGAAGCTCATATACCATGAGGGAAACAGAAACCCAAAGAGACTTGAGGGAGAGAggagacttgaatgccttgaattgAAACCCTAGCCGTGTCTTGAGGTTCTTGGGAGAGCTTGAGAAGAGAGGAATTTAGTGTTTTGAGTCTAAGTGCAGAGAATGCGGGTTTTAGAGGTTTTAAGGTCTTTAGATAGAAGGATTCAGCCTCCAAAACTACATCATTTAGTATTAAAGCGCAAGAAAAGACTAAAAAGCCTTTTTTTTAAATCTGACCGGAAAGACTTCacggggacccttcacggtccgtggtgccCATCACAGTCCGTGATAGTGTCCCGTGATAAGGGCTTAGATGAATTTGAAAAAGGGCTAGCAGGGATAGTCTCTGAAATTTTATCATGGGACATCTTCACTGTCCGTGAAGTGCACGACGGGCCGTGAAAGGTGGCCATAGTGCAGGTCTGCAAGTGGACCTGTAGGGTGTCCACCACGAGGACACACCAAGGTCAGTGGAGGGTTCCACGATCCGTGGTGGTCGTTCGTGGACCCTGCCTTGGGCAAAATTTTGAGGGTCCTGGGGAGGgctcaccacggagggcttcacggcccgtggtgctcaccacgatcCGTGGTCCTCCTTCTTGGTCCCTTCCCTGCAAGTCTGAGTCTCTAAATCTCTACCACGGTTGCTCTTCAGGGTCCGTGGTGCTtaccacggcccgtgatggctTCCGTGGTCAACTCCTGGTGCCAGTTTctgcatttttttttgaaaattcatcattGGTTCCTTagtttaggacctttcacattttttGGGTCTTACACCAATAGTACCTCGACATTGAACTTGTCATAATATTAtcaatatttgatttttttttcctggAAAAAGGCTATATTAATATTGAATCTATATTTGCACTAAAGATGTGAATAGAAGACAATTATCTTTCGCACATACATTTATCACTTAATTGTGATTGGTATGTATTCTCACTTATTCTATTACTCAACTTTTGTTAtatgatacaatataaatatcgaATGTGGATAAATATTTGCGTTATTGCTACAATATTAAGAATCTAGTGGGTGTAAACAGTACAACATACTATGTATAATCCTATTATGAGATTAAATTGGCAATGTTCTTTATTTTATCCAAACTCTTGTCATCAATGATTATCTTTGCACTACTCAATTTcgatataaattttgaatatattttcatgaaaattaGTATGTACTgatacacatgaaaaataatcaaattcatgaatTCATGTCTTATGACTTTGAAACGCTAAAATAACCAATGTTAATCAAAGCAAAACTATGAGTATTGCTCACCAGACCAATTCTGATGAACCACTAAATATTAGGTCAATTTAGTTTGTGGAGTAATgatcttcaaaaaaataaatcaaagtgACATATATGTCCAAACACAAATTCAACctccaaatatattttttcaacttcaactttaaatactttttttatgattatttttttttcaattagaGTTGAACCAAATATCATTTTTCGacttcaacttcaaaaactcCTACGGAGTCTTTTGCAAAACAAATAGCCATACCATATATAGTTACTCTAATTTGTCTAAAATAGTGTACTAACATACTTCTTTATAACAATCATTTtactataatatatattttttctttaaaatcgattttatgttatattatacATCTATAATAGCTTTATACTTATAGCAACATCCATACACTCCATCTAAAATTACCTCTCTATAACATCCTTATTCAACTATCTATGTATTTAGTTATTAATTTTGATAACAAAAAAACAAtctattaattatgttttactggagaaataactttattttgtaaatttcAACAAGCAATCTGGAACGTCAATAACTCTTGTGAACTTAaaacaagcaaaaataaaagatgGAGTTGTGAACTTTTTGTATTGACAATTTTTTCACACATTCCACCTTACATTCCTTCAGCCAATTCTATCATTTTTTACAGCATCGTCCATGTCATTTCTTGGGTAATTTTTATCTATAATAGtcatataaaatatgaatatcaaataTATCTATAAGTGTATAACAACTAATTAttataacaagaaaaaaaattagaaaaacgCGACTATTATAGAGAGGTTCGACTATATCtgttctttttatttctcttcttcATATAAGTAGCAGCATTCTGTTAGACATGGCTCTCCAAAAGTAAAATTCACATTATACATGCTTTGGAAGAGTGTTTTTGTATACATCAACCCTTGAGGCACATTTActacttggaaaaaaaataattacatgtACATGATGGTAGTTCCAACTATGGAACCAGAAAGAATTTACAATTTACATATTTCTCTTTACTAAGTCAATATCACAGTATACAAAAGCAGCCATTGTCCCTTGACTTGGCCAAAAAACATCGAAATATCAAACTTGTTAGAGCCTCCTTGGTCTGCATAAGAAATGGTCAAGTTCATTCAGAAAGTCGGGATAACCAGAAGCAAATCCCGAATTTAGGCCAAAACAACATatccaatgaaatcccacaaagtgaGGTCTGgtgaggataaagtgtacgcagaccttacccctacctcgtggtggtagagaggttgtttctgaaagacTCTCGGCACAAGTGAATCAAGAATTCAGAGTAAGTACAAAATCAGTTTGATCTTATTATATACTTGCTCCCTTCGTTCCAATTTATATGCCATAATTTGATATAATATGGAGCGTAAGAAAGAACggaagacttttgaaatttttgatctAAAATGTGTCATGGCATTTGTGTGGATATAAAACTTTAGAAACGTATGTCTTTAAACATGTCATAATGTCATGTTTGGTTATAAAAACTTTTCATTAACAAGTGCCATTTTTTGGAACGGACTAAGAAGGAAAGTCCGTCACCTAAACTAGAACAGAGGGTGAATATTTTATGTAGTTTATTTtgcatatgtatacattgttcGAGCCAAAAGCAATGTGCTCAGAAAGATAGCCACAAGGTTAAAGGAGGAGTGTAGCAAAAGTTACTTACATGAGCTCCATGGTTTATGAATCACCTAGCAGTTTCTTTTGGCTCGGCTACCTGTTGGTGTTCGCCGCCTGTTTTAACCAGCGTTAGTATTTCGAAAGGTAATAGCTTCTTGCAGAATCAATCTTGCATATATTGCTAATATAATATATTCGCTAATACGCTAATGCTAATAAATGACAGTTTCTGATAGACAGACGTTTGCATGCACTAGTGGTGGAGCTAGGATTTTCACAATGGGGATTCAATATGTAAAGATGTAAATACACGAAGAAGCtaaatatacaaaataatattgACATTTTATATTGGTACAATATAATATTTTCGCAACGGGGAGTTTGGATGAACCCCCTTACGCCCCCTAGCTCCGCCCCTGGCCTACACCGTACTGCTCTGCATTGTTTTGGAATTATTGTTGGAATAACATTTGCTTGTAGCCATCAATAGGATTTCAGAGATTACCTTTTTAAGATACTTCTTATGAAGTTTCATTGCACCGGTGCATGCCTTTTTAGCGTCCAGATTTCCGTTAACATCATTCAATATCTGGAAATAATAAATAGATGATTAAAGTATGATTTCATAAATGGTAAGCAATGAACctttgttaaaatattttcttgagttCTTAGTGTTTGAAAGTCGCTTTTTTCGATGGACTTCTAATAGTTCCACTGAAATCATTGAAATCCCCCCTACACTAATCCTACAAGAAAAAATGCATGGGTATTTCCAAGATTTTCATGACACGTATTATTGTCAACGCTTTGACCCCATGGATTATGGAAGTTGCCTACAAGACGACTGTAGAAAAAGGTGTTTAACTAATATCCATTGACAGTGTAAGGAATTTTTACACTGTCAGGTCGCCTTTACATGTTGTAGCAGCAGGTATCCTTTGGGCAACTTGATAGTGTAAAAATTCTTCACATTGTCGGTGTATATAAGttaaacataaaaaatagcACTGCAAATTTATGTAGTTGAAAACCTTAACAACGTCGTCCAGTCCTCTTGCTTCTGTTAGCAATTTATCACTCTTGTCTTTCAGGACGCTGGCTACGAGGAAAACGGAAATAGGGAGGGGGGCTTCAGCAGCTTTGCCTGCATTTTTCATGTTTTCTCGCTCATATTTCCCAACCTGGCGTGactttgattttgatttagattCTTCAGATTTTTCCGCAACTAATTCAGGGTCTTCATATATAAGAAACAAGTCTGGATCATATTCCAGCGCCCACATCATCTGTTCAAAAAAGGTCAAAGACGGTGCAAAGAAAATTTAGTAACAATAAGAACATGATTAGATCGTCGAATAAACATACATCGGATAGACAAATGGAAAAGCAATCTGAATAACAGGTCCAAACAAGGAAAAGTTTTTTTCAGTAGAGAAACCTTACCTCCCAAAGATATAATGAATCACAAAAAGAAAACTCTCGACGGAACAAAACCATGAGCATCCGGACAGCAAACAGGTAATCACCTCCACCTAATTTATCTGTGAACCAAGATCAGAAGGAATGCACTATGTTACTTTTTTCACAAGAGATACGAGGaagtatttattttcttttaaaaaaagagagatAATGGTCAAAAACACATACGAACTATCACTTTTTCACAAATTTCACACCTCCACTATTATTTGTACCCTTTTCCTACCTGAACTATCACATCAGATAGTTGGCATAATATGCTTCGAGGTGTGTTTTAATAGATAGTTGGTAATAGTTCAGTAGTTGGAGTGTGAAACTAGCGAACAAGTGATAGTTAAGGtgtgtttttaattattaacttaaaaaagaaagaaaagagggCATCATATTTGAAAACTTATACCAGAGGATCATTTCTTGATAGAAAGGAATTTATAACTGTCTGCTTAGTGCATAGTATTTAAACATTAAAGTAGATAGGTTTACCTAAGTGTTGGTGAAGTTTGGGATCAATAACTTGAGTTACTGAAGCTAGATTATTTAGCTGGGATTCTACTCCAACAGAACTCTCGGTGTATCTGAAATTTCCTCTCTTTGAAAGAAACAATAGTTGGTATCAGTCACAATAATATCAAACAAATATAACATACAGTAACGCAAATAACTGAAGATGTGGCTCAAAATATGGCGAGTGTTGTAAGAACAAAAGTTTATAACCCAAATGAAATAACAGACAGCAAATCTGCTAGACAAGAAACTTATTAGCTTATGAGTGTTCCTACTATATCATTCCGACTAATATTCTAgtctccagaccccacttgtgtgATTACACTAGGTGTGGTGTTGTTGATAACATAAATACTCCACTTCAACTAGAAAGGGTGAAGAATTTCCTAGATGTACCATATCATATGCAGCCTTCTCACGATATCATAACATGAGATTATGGTTGCATGACAATCTTAGCATATCAACATCAGTTTAAATTAAGGCAACTCTGCTTTAATCATGTGCACAAACAGGACAACTGTGGCAAGATATTAATAGTGGTTTGACAAGCAAATTTGGGATGGATGGCACATTAGAGAAATGGGTAAAAGAGATTTCCACCCAAGATCTATAGCTGGTCCATTCTCATGCTCGGTAAAGTCCATGTTGTTGCAATCTATGTGCGCGTTGCATTGTAGCAGACACCATGGGATGCAATTTCTTTAACTACTACATCCATTTATGATGACATGTCAAAAGTACAGTAATATACTCTTTATCGTTAATGCTCTTTTCATGGTAAACGTGACCCAATCTTTTAGAGAGAGATTAGTAGGTAGTCAAATGTTGTCTAGTTCCCTTATTAGTAATGTTATTATTACTCTCCTTCTGTTAACTCTTCGATTTTTAGTATCTGTCATTTTCTTTGCTTcagttatcatattattttttgttgttttcagCATGATTTCTTTGCTACTATATTTGTTTTACatacttgattttgatatgcCAAGGGTCTATgggaaacagtctctctaccttcATAAGATAGGGGTAAGGCGTACACACCACTCTTCACAGATCCCACTTGTGGTgttacattgggtatgttgtagTATCTTGAGAAAGCGCACATATCTGGATGGTACTAAAATTTAGGTAAAGAAGAGACCAAAAGAGATGCTATGCAAAATGATAATGTGGGCATCCAGGAAAATTTGGGGCATCACAGTTCGCAGTCAATAAGTAATACTTGGAAAGCACATTATTGGGAAGTACTTTATAACATCAGATATGATGTAAGAATGctgtttgagtaaagattatAACTATGTACCAGTCTTCTCATTAAACGTTCGAAGCACCAAAATGCATCTGCTTCATCGTCGAGAAGAATAATCATTGGAGAGCAAAGATCACTCATCCCTGTTCAGCAAAGTCAAGATCTTTATAGTTTTAGAacaaacaagaagaaaaaagtaaTGGATAAGCTTATCACCACATCATTTAAAAGAgctcaataaatatgcatatatCAAAACAAGGATGCCACACATCTCATTGGTACGGGGTGATTGAAATGGAGGCTAGCATCTGGTGTCTTATGTGATAAAAAGGTGTCACTAAAAcgtaaaggtaagttctacaaaaCAGTAGTTAGACCGGATTTGTTGCATGGGTAGAGTGTTAGCCAATCAAGAACTCTCGTatccaaaagatgaaagttgcgaAAATGAGGATGGTAAGATGGATGGGTGGGCTTACTAAGAGAGATATGGCCAGAAATGAAGATATGTGGGCCAAGGTGGAAGTGGCCTCCGTGGAGGACAAGATGTGGGAGGCTAGggtgagatggtttgggcatgtcaAGATGAGATGCATAGACGCGctagtgaggaggtgtgagagttTGACGCTGAAGGGCTTGAGGAGAGGTAGAGGCAGGCCGAAGAACTAttagagagaggtgattaggCAAGACATGGTAAGCATGCAGcttaccaaggacatgaccCTTGATAGGACGGTGTGGAGGTCGAGGATTCGGGTTGAAGGCTAGTAGAAAATAGTTTCACGTCGGCTCTTTCCGACTAGTAATATTAGTAATATTTTTGGTATATTGACTACTTCCATGTTTCTCACTAATACATGTATTTGTTCTACACCCAATTCAGTATTTTTGGTATATTAACTACTTCCATGTTTCTCACTCTCAATTTCCTATTACTACTTCTTGTCTTGTATGCTTCTATTTTATTACTATCTAGCTATTTGTTATGTCTTCATAACGGTtgtgttttttctttctttgagcTGAGGTTCTTTTGGAAATAAACTCTCTACTTGAGACTTCACAAGGTAGAGGTAAGGTATGCACACACTTTACCTTCTCCAAACCCTACTTATGGGACTACAttggtatattgttgttgttgttgtatatcaTCACATTACTCAAAAAGATATCAACTAATCTTTATAGTTTTAGAACAAACAAGAATAACAAGTAATCGATACTTCATGTGGATTAGTAATTGTAGAATCAAAGAGACACCAAGATagtgaaaaatataatttcaagaAGATATTGTGACAACCCGCACCTTGACAATAATTAACATCTTTGTCAAACCAAGCATAAACAGACAAGATATCCCAAAGCTTCGATAGATTCTCTTGTTTCTCATAAAAGACAAGTGATCTGTCGGTTCGAGCCACATCGAGTCCTAGAATAAGCATGAATCAAGAAATGAAAGGTTACAAGACATAAACAAAGAAACTATCAATATGAAGAGAAAGGAAACCGACAAGTACTCTCATATTGATAAGATAAATCTCTAGCGCATCTGTCAAATCCATACTTCTGCAGAATGACTAGGAAAATAGATCAAgtgaaatatacatatatgaccAACCTATCTGGTGTAAAGAGAGTTTCCACTCTATCACTCTTTTGTCATGCTCCTTTACCATTTCATAATCATCGGAAGCACCTGTTACTGCACGAAAAATAGAGGATTAAATCTCCACGCCATAAAGCGTTCAACGACCTGACAGCCATATAGATGAAAAAAGATggaagaaaatgaaaaggaCACAGGTTGAGAACTCTACATCTTCATGATTACCATTTCCTTGACCACCTGAAGTCGCTTCTTTTGCCTCTTTTGCTGCTTTTGCCTCTTGAAGTACTAAAGGATCTAGAATAGGATCGCCGTCTTCTGTTATTACAGGTGCAGTAATATATCGACCACTTCCAATCACCGGAAACATTGTGCGGCATTCTTCTTTTAGTATAGCATATTGTGTCCTGAATGTACACAAGAAATGCATGTCCAGATTATCATTTAGAACACGGATAGTTTCATTTTGACAGCGGAATGTTAAATTCTCATCAGATTTGCATATGAAGATAATTTGAGGGTAGTTATTCATAGTAGTAAATCAAGATGAGGTCTATAGGAATAGCATTTTCAAAGCCGGATGACTGGATGAGCTTCAGAATCCCATGCAAGATAgactaaggggtcgtttggtaggatgtattagaaaaaataatacatgtattagCTGTGGTATTATTTAATCCTTTGTTTGATAGGATTTTCAGCCTATATAcaaactaatacatgtatttttATACACCCTATTCAGTATTATAGGgtatataactaatacatagTGATACAAGGGTTATTAATACATGGATAAGCATGGTTAAGGACGGAACTACCTTTGGATAAGAAATAGTCTTAGCATAACTAATCTCATCCCAGCATAAGTAATACATCCTTTCCAATAATATTCttatacactctaccaaaccACCCCGAAATGCAAGTAGAACATTTTCTAGACACTAGCAATAAAAATGAGATAGCATCATGTATCCTTTGTGATGAGAAGGGTATTCCTACTTGTGAAGAAATGGACCTTGCACCTAACTCAACCACAAAAACTAGCTCATGATACGAGGACTGGCTAAAGACCATTTAAGGAGACCACAACCAATATGGGACTTGACAATCCcaaaaattccccaggaatgaCAACTGATTGTGGATAAAATGACACGGGGCACAACATTGAGAAACATGACAACAAGAACCGTTTGGTCTTGCTATGATACCATAAAAAGAAATCAACCTTCGGCTTAATCCCAAAAGTTAGCTCATGAGAGGAGGATTGCCCAAGATTATACCGCGAGACCACAACCCATTCTCTCGACCAATGTGGGACTTGACAGTCTGAATATTTAGGCAACATATAAACAATCCATACTTTTGTTCTTTTTGATAAGAAAATAAGCAATTTATACTTTTGCTGGAAAAGAAAGTAAAGTACCTCCGTTGTCGTCTCATATCCTCTCGCTCTGCATATGAGCTCTTTGGATCATAGCAACCAAGTAAGAATTCCCAAACTTCACCTCTAATTGATGGATGAATTCCCTAAGATGTCACAGAGACGTGATGGTTTCTATATTACAATAATAATCATCTCTCATTGAATTAGTTTATAAAAAGAGCAATAGCCAAAAGCCAACATGACAAAAATGTTGAATACAACATTCGTGAATCATATGCCACATAAACCTTCAAAAACTTTAAGTCATGAAATCAAGCTTACCCCTCGATGAATTCGACCGAGAGTTTTGCCTATATCAAGATAACCTTCTGGAGAAAACGCAGCACGCCATTTTCTTTCACTTAAGGTCTTCCCATTCTGAATAAGTAGATTGTTAGATCGTAAACATGAGTAGAACTTGAGTTGTAGTGGAAACCAGATAAATTAGAGCAATTTCTTGAGAGCTAAACAACAACAGAGATAGTCAATAGTTATCATCTCATCTGTGTCCTTAAATGCTCGTCCAGCCTCCAGACAACACAGAATGAGGACATATATACATACCTACAAGGCTACGACCAGAAAAAGAGACCACTTTTACCTCTTTCGTCGTAGTATTTCTTGCAGTTGCAGCACAGTCCTCTATGACTTCCTACTACTATATCTAACCAGGCTATGCAAAGGGGTTTATGGTTCACTCTCGCTACTCCAGCCCAGCCTCCATAATGTACTGAAACCCGTCTTTTTATCCCCAACAAGCACATCATTCTTCCAAGCGTCAATGTATCTATACTACGTGAGATATAAGCTACTCCATGAATCATTTTATAAAGCCTAGAATGCATACCGATAATCCAATGGGGGATGTGCAAATAAACTACATGCTCCTAAAAAATGAAGGAAGTACATCATTCTACAATAACCACAAGAGCGTTAACAATCCAAGCTTTAGACGGCTCAATAAGTATGTGTTACAAGCCGAAAACATCACGCTAAATCTCTACACAAACAGAAGtaaaagaaagggaaaagggGGAAAGACAACGAATACTTCCACAGTAAACATTATTTCCTTATTAGTCTGTTTATATTtagaaacaatttaactttaaacttcCCACTGTACCTAATCAGAAGCTTTCATAGTCCCACAAATGTTATGACATGTTTAataccacaagtttcaaaaataTTACAGGCACACAAATGTTATGTCAACGAACACAAGCTTCAAAAGTCTGCCTTTCTTACTTAATACTACATACCGAACCAAACTGCATCACATAAATTAGAATAGAGGAAAAATGCCAACCTTGATTCTAAATTTGGACTTGGGAATGTCCTTACATTCCGGCCGAACCTGATAGAATGAATCAGCCGGAGCACCAGGATCCCTCCACATTTTTGTAATATCTAAAGTTGACATCTTTGATATAGTATAAATCCACTCAAATCAATCTCAAAAAAACCAGCACCCACCAGCTGCAGCTCCTTACCAAGATCAAAAATTTCAACAAGAAGTAATTATGACCCAGACAGCCCTTTGCTCTGCTGGTGGCTACAAAAcaacaaaaaccaaaaaaaatgaatgaaataaatcCAAAAGTCAATCTCAAA
Proteins encoded in this window:
- the LOC129877498 gene encoding uncharacterized protein LOC129877498, with product MSTLDITKMWRDPGAPADSFYQVRPECKDIPKSKFRIKNGKTLSERKWRAAFSPEGYLDIGKTLGRIHRGGIHPSIRGEVWEFLLGCYDPKSSYAEREDMRRQRRTQYAILKEECRTMFPVIGSGRYITAPVITEDGDPILDPLVLQEAKAAKEAKEATSGGQGNVTGASDDYEMVKEHDKRVIEWKLSLHQIGLDVARTDRSLVFYEKQENLSKLWDILSVYAWFDKDVNYCQGMSDLCSPMIILLDDEADAFWCFERLMRRLRGNFRYTESSVGVESQLNNLASVTQVIDPKLHQHLDKLGGGDYLFAVRMLMVLFRREFSFCDSLYLWEMMWALEYDPDLFLIYEDPELVAEKSEESKSKSKSRQVGKYERENMKNAGKAAEAPLPISVFLVASVLKDKSDKLLTEARGLDDVVKILNDVNGNLDAKKACTGAMKLHKKYLKKAANTNR